The following proteins come from a genomic window of Diorhabda sublineata isolate icDioSubl1.1 chromosome 7, icDioSubl1.1, whole genome shotgun sequence:
- the LOC130446331 gene encoding luciferin sulfotransferase-like isoform X2, whose protein sequence is MVECNEKEELTFLFLPLTIIYCLRDPKDTCVSFYYHVKLLHNFNVDFETFCELFTNGAVIYGDQIEHSLEFWNKKNEDNIFIVHYEDMKLDTKKFIRNLADFLGKKVSDAEIEALNDFLQFSKMRKNRSCNCEVLVNKKGGKDYFDKLGYHFIRKGEVGDWKNHMSNEIVKKFDDWIKQKTVGTDFITR, encoded by the coding sequence attatTTATTGTCTAAGAGATCCAAAGGACACATGCGTTTCATTTTACTACCACGTGAAACTCCTACATAATTTCAACGTTGACTTCGAAACGTTCTGTGAACTTTTTACCAACGGCGCTGTTATCTACGGCGATCAAATTGAACACAGTTTGGAATTTtggaataagaaaaatgaagataacatttttattgttcattatGAAGATATGAAActggatacaaaaaaattcatacgaAATTTAGCagattttttgggaaaaaaagtGTCCGATGCTGAAATCGAAGCATTAAAcgattttctacaattttctaaaatgagaaaaaataggAGCTGCAACTGTGAAGTTCTTGTTAATAAGAAAGGAGGAAAAGATTATTTTGACAAACTAGGATATCACTTTATAAGGAAAGGGGAAGTAGGAGATTGGAAAAATCACATGTCCAATGAAATTGTTAAGAAGTTTGACGATTGGATTAAGCAGAAAACTGTGGGAACCGACTTTATTACTCGTTAA